A stretch of the Sinorhizobium alkalisoli genome encodes the following:
- a CDS encoding substrate-binding domain-containing protein, producing MRRILLSAVSAAALSLGFTYAFAQSGSVERAVGGYDFEEAAKEAPETKDFHSADGHLTFAIVTHTAGNGFFDPVYVGAKMAGNMIGADILLLGSESPVDDPAREIEILNQIVRDPKIDGIIMTTPQVGAYNDIVKAAEAAGIPVATTNSYDDTLLNRSNISHTGQDASAAAIGGEALAKCVLDSGKTSGSILLPSSTAMGNIEVNNRVTAAFNAIVKTLKDAGKLEAFKVDAGPENVGIDTNPNDPVNALVSLFESRGDVVGAFTANNVFTPPLVKAVEQMGWTNNFCAFGFDLGPAQQEGIVAGNLTGSLGQQPFLQGFWPVMQLYLQIDRGISAANLDTRAQLVTKENVEKIGKRFEN from the coding sequence ATGAGGCGAATTTTGCTCTCCGCGGTGTCGGCCGCGGCCCTATCACTTGGCTTCACATACGCATTCGCACAATCCGGCAGCGTCGAAAGGGCGGTCGGCGGTTATGATTTCGAGGAGGCGGCCAAGGAGGCCCCCGAAACGAAGGACTTCCATTCTGCCGACGGTCATCTGACCTTCGCGATCGTCACCCACACAGCCGGCAACGGCTTCTTCGACCCGGTCTATGTCGGCGCCAAGATGGCTGGTAACATGATCGGCGCCGATATTTTGCTGCTCGGCTCGGAATCGCCGGTGGACGACCCGGCACGCGAGATCGAGATCCTGAACCAGATCGTTCGCGACCCCAAGATCGACGGCATCATCATGACGACGCCGCAGGTCGGCGCCTATAACGACATCGTCAAGGCGGCGGAAGCCGCCGGCATTCCGGTTGCGACGACCAACTCCTACGATGACACGCTGCTCAATCGCAGCAACATCAGCCATACCGGTCAGGATGCCTCGGCCGCCGCGATCGGCGGCGAAGCGCTGGCGAAATGCGTGCTCGACAGCGGCAAGACCAGCGGCTCGATTCTGCTGCCGTCGTCGACGGCGATGGGCAATATCGAGGTGAACAACCGCGTGACGGCCGCCTTCAACGCGATCGTCAAGACCCTGAAGGACGCCGGTAAGCTCGAGGCCTTCAAGGTCGACGCCGGTCCGGAGAATGTCGGCATCGATACGAACCCGAACGATCCGGTCAATGCGCTCGTCTCGCTGTTCGAGTCGCGCGGCGACGTGGTCGGCGCCTTCACGGCTAATAACGTCTTCACGCCGCCGCTCGTCAAGGCGGTCGAGCAGATGGGCTGGACGAACAACTTTTGCGCCTTTGGCTTCGATCTTGGTCCGGCACAGCAGGAAGGCATTGTCGCAGGCAACCTGACGGGCTCGCTCGGACAGCAGCCTTTCCTGCAGGGCTTCTGGCCCGTCATGCAACTTTACCTGCAGATCGACCGCGGCATCTCCGCTGCGAACCTCGATACGCGTGCGCAGCTCGTGACCAAGGAGAACGTGGAGAAGATCGGCAAGCGATTCGAAAACTGA
- the groL gene encoding chaperonin GroEL (60 kDa chaperone family; promotes refolding of misfolded polypeptides especially under stressful conditions; forms two stacked rings of heptamers to form a barrel-shaped 14mer; ends can be capped by GroES; misfolded proteins enter the barrel where they are refolded when GroES binds), protein MTAKNIKLAFGARDSMLNGVDTLAHAVGVTLGPRGRNVAINRSFGTKITKDGVTVAREVDLEDRFEEMGIQLLRQVAIKTSYLAGDGTTTAVVLADSILRGGVRAVAAGMNPMDIKRGIDRGVEAVLSELRRNARPVASNAEIEQVATNSANGDREIGRIIADAMAKVGTDGVIMVEEGRSLETECEVTTGIQFDRSYISPHFVTDRRKMQVEMEDAFVLVCDRKLASLNEILPLLEKVMEADKPLLIIAEDVEPEVRATLIVNRLRGGLKIAAVKAPAFGELRKAILQDIALVTGGTVVSEDIGLKLETMPLECLGRAGKIKIDKENTTIAEGGGSRAEIATRVAAIKAQIERATEDFDRDKLEERLARLSSGIAVLRVGGATESELREKKDRVRNAVHATRAAVEEGLLPGGGVALLRASEALRTLKVDNADQQAGIGIVREAIAWPAKYIAANAGEDGSLVAARILQSDDYGAGYDAQTGTFRDLVAAGVIDPVKVVRTALQGAASVAGLMIMTEAMVAEVPGPPPPELPGHHDHEDNLDIEF, encoded by the coding sequence ATGACCGCAAAGAACATCAAGCTCGCCTTCGGCGCGCGCGACAGCATGCTCAATGGTGTCGACACCCTCGCGCACGCCGTCGGCGTCACCCTTGGGCCGCGCGGCCGGAACGTCGCCATCAACCGTTCCTTTGGCACCAAGATCACCAAGGACGGCGTAACGGTCGCGCGGGAGGTCGATCTGGAAGATAGGTTCGAGGAGATGGGGATTCAGCTCTTGCGCCAAGTCGCGATCAAGACCTCCTATCTGGCCGGGGACGGAACGACGACGGCGGTCGTTCTTGCCGATTCGATCTTGCGAGGCGGCGTGCGGGCGGTTGCCGCCGGCATGAACCCGATGGACATCAAGCGCGGCATCGATCGCGGCGTCGAGGCCGTTCTGTCCGAGTTGCGCCGGAATGCAAGGCCCGTTGCCTCGAATGCCGAGATCGAGCAGGTTGCCACGAACTCGGCCAACGGAGACCGGGAGATCGGCCGCATCATCGCCGATGCGATGGCGAAGGTCGGCACGGACGGCGTCATCATGGTCGAGGAGGGCCGCTCGCTGGAGACCGAGTGCGAAGTGACGACCGGCATCCAGTTCGACCGCAGCTACATTTCTCCCCATTTCGTCACCGACAGGCGCAAGATGCAGGTGGAGATGGAGGATGCTTTCGTCCTCGTCTGCGATCGCAAGCTTGCAAGCCTCAACGAGATACTGCCGCTCCTCGAAAAGGTGATGGAGGCCGACAAACCGCTGCTCATTATCGCCGAAGACGTAGAACCGGAGGTCAGGGCCACGCTGATCGTCAATCGGCTCCGCGGCGGCCTCAAAATCGCGGCCGTCAAGGCGCCGGCCTTTGGCGAACTGCGCAAGGCCATCCTGCAGGACATCGCGCTTGTAACCGGGGGAACGGTGGTTTCGGAGGATATCGGCCTCAAGCTCGAGACCATGCCGCTCGAATGCCTTGGTCGGGCGGGGAAGATCAAGATCGACAAGGAGAATACGACGATCGCCGAGGGCGGCGGTTCGCGGGCGGAAATCGCGACGCGCGTCGCTGCCATCAAGGCGCAGATCGAGCGCGCCACCGAGGATTTCGACCGCGACAAGCTCGAGGAGCGGTTGGCGAGGCTCTCGTCCGGGATCGCCGTCCTCCGGGTTGGTGGCGCGACCGAGTCGGAGCTGCGGGAGAAGAAGGACCGCGTCCGCAACGCCGTGCACGCCACCCGCGCAGCCGTCGAGGAGGGACTCCTGCCGGGCGGCGGCGTCGCCCTATTGCGAGCGAGCGAGGCGCTGAGGACACTCAAGGTCGACAATGCCGACCAGCAGGCGGGGATCGGTATCGTGAGGGAAGCGATCGCGTGGCCGGCGAAGTACATCGCGGCCAATGCCGGTGAAGACGGCTCGCTGGTCGCCGCCAGGATCCTGCAATCGGATGATTACGGCGCCGGCTATGACGCGCAGACCGGAACGTTCCGCGATCTGGTGGCCGCGGGCGTAATCGATCCGGTGAAGGTGGTGCGCACGGCGCTTCAGGGTGCCGCGTCCGTTGCCGGGTTGATGATCATGACGGAGGCAATGGTGGCCGAAGTGCCGGGCCCCCCACCGCCGGAACTTCCGGGCCACCATGACCATGAGGATAACCTCGACATCGAGTTTTAG
- a CDS encoding SCO family protein produces MEGLNGRRRASVFPRAIFFGFVTAASFAAALPVFAASPVTVGGPFSLVAPDGNTVTDSDFRGKWMLVFFGYTYCPDICPTTLSEMAIALDRLGEEGKAVQPIFITVDPKRDTPDVIGQYTRAIDPRIMGLSGSPQQLTAAAREYGAYSERHGSGHHGDHLIDHSTYIYVMDPQGKFVRGLEGGASGDEIADTLRRLIAQTK; encoded by the coding sequence ATGGAGGGACTGAACGGCCGTCGTCGAGCATCGGTCTTTCCCCGCGCGATCTTCTTCGGCTTCGTCACAGCGGCGTCGTTCGCCGCGGCACTGCCCGTTTTCGCCGCTTCCCCGGTGACGGTCGGCGGGCCGTTCAGCCTGGTCGCGCCGGATGGAAATACCGTCACCGATTCAGACTTCCGCGGCAAATGGATGCTGGTCTTCTTCGGCTATACTTATTGCCCGGACATCTGCCCGACGACGCTGAGCGAGATGGCGATCGCGCTCGACAGGCTCGGTGAAGAGGGCAAGGCGGTCCAGCCGATCTTCATCACCGTCGATCCCAAACGCGACACTCCCGACGTGATTGGGCAGTATACCCGCGCCATCGATCCGCGCATCATGGGTTTGAGTGGCAGTCCGCAGCAGCTTACTGCAGCCGCGCGGGAATACGGCGCCTACAGCGAGCGGCACGGCTCGGGACATCACGGCGACCATCTTATCGATCACAGCACCTACATCTACGTCATGGACCCGCAGGGCAAGTTTGTGCGCGGCCTGGAGGGAGGCGCCTCCGGGGATGAGATCGCGGACACATTGCGGCGCCTGATCGCGCAGACAAAATAG
- a CDS encoding carboxypeptidase regulatory-like domain-containing protein, translated as MGKRRFFLEFLVTATVTIASPALAYDVSAVSGGGSIEGTIVYRGNVPMKTIIPTKDVEVCGQPREDPLIRVDANQAVESAVVYLVDVASGKDWPEPGKTPELDNEKCRFVPEVQVIAPGPLDVINSDPVLHNTHGYYGRRTAFNLALPNQGQRIPTELPRPGTVRIDCDAHGWMEGWIYVVDNPYYAVTGPDGKFSITDIPPGEYKLVAVQPFTGPTEMSVSVEGGKATTLDIELKKQ; from the coding sequence GTGGGAAAGCGCCGCTTCTTCTTGGAGTTTCTCGTTACCGCAACCGTGACGATCGCATCCCCGGCCCTTGCTTACGACGTAAGTGCCGTGAGCGGAGGAGGGTCGATCGAGGGCACGATCGTCTATCGCGGCAACGTTCCGATGAAAACGATCATCCCGACCAAGGACGTCGAGGTTTGCGGCCAACCGCGCGAGGATCCGCTGATCCGCGTCGATGCGAACCAGGCGGTTGAAAGCGCGGTTGTCTATCTCGTCGATGTGGCATCCGGCAAGGATTGGCCGGAGCCCGGCAAGACACCCGAACTCGACAACGAGAAATGCCGTTTCGTGCCCGAGGTTCAGGTGATCGCGCCAGGGCCGCTTGACGTCATCAATTCCGACCCGGTGCTGCACAATACGCATGGCTATTACGGCAGGCGCACGGCCTTTAACCTGGCCTTGCCGAACCAGGGCCAGCGCATCCCCACCGAGCTACCCCGTCCAGGCACCGTCCGCATCGATTGCGACGCCCACGGCTGGATGGAGGGCTGGATCTACGTCGTGGACAATCCATACTACGCCGTGACCGGCCCCGACGGAAAATTCTCGATAACGGACATTCCCCCCGGCGAGTACAAGCTCGTCGCCGTACAGCCATTCACCGGGCCGACGGAAATGTCCGTCAGCGTTGAGGGTGGAAAGGCCACAACGCTCGATATCGAGCTGAAGAAGCAATAG
- a CDS encoding metallophosphoesterase family protein encodes MSDELDRIRREMHSVLQPEGVRPDDTLKITRRTFIHGSLIFGAATVGQTFAWWPLLNTLDIAHAAEAPFKFAWISDTHLYPRSLNTRFVDKVVRAAQEVQAMDPPADFLIFGGDLAQLGKIEELELGVDLLKDITVPKHYIPGEHDWYLDMGKKWGELFGQPNWTFDHKGVRFIGLDTVSRAPDYWTAKNMTPEERMGHMATLDGTVAGPWAGVGRDQLDWMEKTLADWDKDRPVIIFSHNPLYEYYPPWNFWVRDWRQVHEVLRPYTKVTNIHGHVHQVLYNEIGTLRSIGMLATSWPWPYAPEGVPKLTKPMIRVDPGDPFDGVGWSKIDVAATDEVNTEYVMWGRKEVFVQSAADYDKHVSEVIRPRIADNMWPY; translated from the coding sequence ATGTCTGACGAACTTGATCGCATTCGTCGCGAAATGCATTCCGTATTGCAGCCCGAAGGGGTTCGCCCCGACGATACGCTGAAAATCACCCGCCGCACCTTCATCCACGGATCGCTGATCTTCGGCGCGGCCACTGTCGGCCAGACCTTCGCGTGGTGGCCGCTGCTCAACACGCTCGACATCGCGCATGCCGCCGAGGCGCCGTTCAAATTCGCCTGGATTTCAGACACCCATCTCTATCCGAGATCGCTGAACACCCGCTTCGTAGACAAGGTCGTGCGTGCGGCGCAGGAGGTCCAGGCAATGGATCCGCCGGCGGATTTCCTGATCTTCGGCGGCGACCTCGCCCAGCTCGGCAAGATCGAGGAGCTCGAGCTCGGCGTCGACCTGCTGAAAGACATCACGGTCCCGAAACATTATATCCCCGGCGAGCACGACTGGTATCTCGACATGGGCAAGAAATGGGGCGAGCTGTTCGGGCAGCCCAATTGGACCTTCGACCACAAGGGCGTGCGCTTCATCGGCCTCGACACGGTCAGCCGCGCACCGGACTACTGGACGGCAAAGAACATGACGCCGGAGGAGCGCATGGGCCATATGGCCACGCTCGACGGCACGGTCGCCGGGCCCTGGGCCGGTGTCGGGCGCGACCAGCTCGATTGGATGGAAAAGACGCTGGCCGACTGGGACAAGGACCGGCCCGTGATTATCTTCAGCCACAATCCGCTCTACGAATATTATCCGCCGTGGAATTTCTGGGTGCGCGACTGGCGCCAGGTGCATGAGGTGTTGAGACCGTACACCAAGGTCACCAACATTCACGGGCATGTGCATCAGGTGCTCTACAACGAGATCGGAACGTTGCGGTCGATCGGCATGCTGGCGACCTCCTGGCCGTGGCCCTATGCGCCGGAAGGCGTGCCCAAACTGACCAAGCCGATGATCCGTGTAGACCCCGGCGATCCCTTCGACGGCGTCGGCTGGAGCAAAATCGACGTGGCGGCGACCGACGAGGTGAACACGGAATATGTGATGTGGGGCCGCAAGGAAGTCTTCGTCCAGTCCGCCGCGGACTACGACAAACATGTTTCGGAGGTTATCCGTCCGAGGATCGCCGACAATATGTGGCCGTACTAG
- a CDS encoding c-type cytochrome produces the protein MTTRSKFRLSLRRFALLGGIAIAAIVAGPSGAHKDPVTPEQLKAYEAVFMEQVRKGDLLFHGDQAMAEQLGVAEDLSKTGMACAMCHPMASDTHPQSFPKFQAQMAKFATLRDMINWCIEKPNQGVKIDPESEAMKALEAYITWSNTGSVLQPGKF, from the coding sequence ATGACAACCCGCTCGAAGTTCCGCTTGTCACTGCGGCGTTTCGCCTTGCTTGGGGGGATCGCCATTGCCGCCATTGTCGCAGGGCCGAGCGGCGCCCACAAGGATCCGGTGACGCCGGAGCAGTTGAAGGCTTACGAGGCCGTCTTCATGGAACAGGTGAGGAAGGGCGATCTTCTCTTCCATGGCGACCAGGCGATGGCCGAGCAGTTGGGCGTTGCCGAAGACCTTTCGAAGACCGGCATGGCATGCGCGATGTGCCATCCGATGGCGTCGGACACGCATCCGCAATCCTTCCCGAAATTCCAGGCCCAGATGGCCAAATTCGCCACGCTGCGCGACATGATCAACTGGTGCATCGAGAAACCGAACCAGGGCGTGAAGATCGATCCGGAATCGGAGGCAATGAAGGCGCTCGAAGCCTACATCACCTGGTCCAACACCGGCTCGGTGCTGCAACCGGGCAAATTCTGA
- a CDS encoding cbb3-type cytochrome c oxidase subunit I — translation MAETGTVLRGRFAGVDLDALVEWSAVRTWLYWGMFWLMVTPSVGVAISGLFTFPDYLGTGNIELTFGRLRPVHVNGVIFGAFSALFIGECYYLVPRLCGVRVPWPQLGVPLAWLWNVALAAALVSLAFGENHGLEAGELPLFAEIPIFAVVAIATLQFLTAIARRLEPPLYVALWYLIGAFIWTTMNLVLGSFILPYTIAGINSAAFHGLYIHYIVGLWLTPAGYVLIYYFLPISAGNPLFSHKLSLVGFWSLALFYPFVGIHHYLFSPIADWAETIAIVTSMLLIIPVWTVLVNFFGTMMGKWHEFGRNLPAKFLIMGSIMYLIGCFQGSTEALRSIQQPTHFTDFVISHSHLTVFGTFVVWAMGGLIYVWPRVWGRELWSFRMGNWSFWLITVGISTMGLVLTAGGLQQGFQWMSGVEWLDTVVPMKPYWFVRTLSGISMDIGMSLLVINLMLTALREPVTERRTALRPGAEPAGEPAE, via the coding sequence TTGGCGGAGACGGGCACCGTGTTGCGTGGCAGGTTCGCCGGCGTCGACCTGGACGCTCTGGTCGAATGGTCGGCCGTGCGCACCTGGCTCTACTGGGGCATGTTCTGGCTCATGGTGACGCCCTCCGTCGGCGTCGCGATCTCGGGCCTCTTCACCTTCCCGGACTATCTCGGCACCGGCAATATCGAACTGACCTTCGGCCGTCTGCGCCCGGTGCATGTCAATGGCGTCATCTTCGGCGCCTTCTCGGCGTTGTTCATCGGCGAATGCTACTATCTCGTGCCGCGTCTCTGCGGCGTGCGAGTGCCTTGGCCGCAATTGGGCGTACCGTTGGCCTGGCTCTGGAATGTCGCGCTAGCGGCCGCGCTCGTCTCTCTCGCCTTTGGCGAGAATCATGGCCTGGAAGCAGGGGAGCTGCCGCTCTTCGCCGAAATCCCGATCTTCGCCGTCGTGGCGATCGCCACCCTGCAATTCTTGACCGCCATCGCCCGGCGGTTGGAGCCGCCGCTTTACGTCGCGCTCTGGTATCTGATCGGCGCCTTCATCTGGACGACGATGAACCTCGTTCTCGGCAGTTTCATCCTGCCCTACACGATCGCCGGAATCAACAGCGCAGCCTTTCACGGCCTTTACATCCACTACATCGTCGGCCTGTGGCTGACGCCGGCCGGCTATGTGCTCATCTATTACTTCCTTCCGATCAGCGCCGGCAATCCGCTCTTTTCGCACAAGCTTTCGCTGGTCGGCTTCTGGTCTCTGGCTCTCTTCTATCCGTTCGTCGGCATCCATCATTATCTCTTCAGCCCGATCGCCGACTGGGCCGAGACGATCGCCATCGTCACCTCGATGCTGCTGATCATTCCCGTGTGGACGGTGCTCGTGAACTTCTTCGGCACCATGATGGGCAAGTGGCACGAATTCGGCCGCAACCTACCCGCCAAGTTCCTGATCATGGGCTCGATCATGTATCTCATCGGCTGCTTCCAGGGCTCCACGGAGGCGCTGCGCAGCATCCAGCAGCCGACGCATTTTACCGATTTCGTCATCTCGCATTCGCACCTGACCGTCTTCGGAACCTTCGTCGTCTGGGCGATGGGCGGCCTGATCTATGTCTGGCCGCGTGTCTGGGGCCGTGAGCTCTGGTCTTTCCGCATGGGCAATTGGTCGTTCTGGCTGATCACCGTCGGCATCTCAACCATGGGGCTGGTACTGACCGCCGGCGGCCTGCAGCAGGGCTTCCAATGGATGAGCGGTGTCGAATGGCTGGATACGGTTGTGCCGATGAAGCCCTATTGGTTCGTGCGCACGCTTTCCGGCATTAGCATGGATATCGGCATGTCGCTGCTGGTCATCAACCTGATGCTGACGGCGCTCCGTGAGCCCGTCACCGAGAGACGAACCGCCTTGCGGCCGGGTGCCGAGCCTGCCGGGGAGCCTGCCGAATGA
- a CDS encoding cbb3-type cytochrome c oxidase subunit II: protein MTARFVALVAGIGFFFLAVITQGVLPFFEPSARTTRVTSVVRTNLGQLKWMVAEATDYTPLQKEGRAVYLREGCWYCHSQYVRPVTGETRRWGPVTEAGEYAFDVPHLFGTRRVGPDLMRVGLKYGDEWHLAHFWDPRMVVPDSIMAPYRDLFDRSADGVRIVDDGAGGRTLERMPATEALFDFDSETSISLTPNADGLLFVPLEARDKKPAILTPGEEFGGDVVNIAAETQELHALIAYLQKLGMRRGKWRDLFEPQQLETIDVTLPRSDEWIGYGKTVYERRCLGCHGAKGDGNGPVATFLYKQRPRDFTAAVFKFRLTREPLPTDGDLLRTITRGVRGTAMPAWHELPINDRLAVIQYIKYELAVDRSDPSAPYAFFIEEPPGPPLIIGKPPQPSQQLLARGAEIWQAAKCWECHGQRGKGDGEKAPGLKDDLGFPMVPADLTSGQFKSGATVEDMYRTISTGLSGTPMPSYRNAFPDEDRWALSYYILSLSAYKDPLTLEPLNINEADRKALDDLTLQAPTPDKAYEPGSGAEVGAAGARQIAQGD, encoded by the coding sequence ATGACCGCGCGGTTCGTGGCCTTGGTGGCGGGCATTGGCTTCTTCTTCCTCGCCGTGATCACGCAAGGCGTCCTGCCCTTCTTCGAGCCGTCGGCACGAACGACGCGGGTGACCTCGGTCGTGAGGACCAATCTCGGGCAACTCAAATGGATGGTCGCCGAGGCGACCGATTACACGCCCTTGCAAAAGGAGGGCCGTGCGGTCTACCTGCGCGAGGGCTGCTGGTATTGCCACTCGCAATATGTCCGCCCGGTCACCGGCGAGACACGCCGCTGGGGCCCGGTGACCGAGGCCGGCGAATATGCCTTTGACGTGCCGCACCTTTTCGGCACGCGACGCGTCGGGCCGGACCTGATGCGGGTCGGCTTGAAATATGGCGACGAGTGGCACCTGGCGCATTTCTGGGATCCGCGGATGGTGGTGCCGGACTCGATCATGGCTCCCTATCGCGATCTCTTCGACAGGTCGGCCGACGGCGTGCGGATTGTCGATGACGGTGCGGGCGGACGCACCCTGGAAAGAATGCCGGCGACCGAGGCCCTGTTCGACTTCGACAGCGAGACTTCGATCTCGTTGACACCGAACGCGGATGGCCTGCTTTTCGTGCCCCTCGAAGCGCGCGACAAGAAGCCGGCCATCCTGACCCCAGGCGAAGAGTTCGGCGGCGACGTCGTCAACATCGCGGCCGAGACGCAAGAGCTTCATGCCCTCATCGCCTATCTCCAGAAACTCGGCATGCGGCGCGGGAAATGGCGAGATCTGTTCGAGCCGCAGCAACTTGAGACGATCGACGTGACGCTGCCGCGGTCCGACGAGTGGATCGGCTATGGTAAGACGGTCTATGAGCGGCGCTGTCTCGGCTGCCACGGCGCCAAGGGCGACGGCAACGGGCCGGTCGCGACCTTCCTCTACAAGCAGCGGCCGCGCGATTTCACCGCCGCTGTCTTCAAGTTCAGGTTGACCAGGGAGCCGCTGCCGACCGATGGCGATCTCCTGCGCACGATCACGCGCGGCGTCCGCGGCACGGCGATGCCTGCCTGGCACGAATTGCCGATCAACGACCGCCTCGCCGTCATCCAGTACATCAAATATGAACTCGCCGTCGACCGTTCCGATCCGTCCGCACCCTACGCCTTCTTCATCGAGGAGCCGCCCGGCCCGCCGCTCATTATCGGCAAGCCGCCGCAGCCTTCTCAGCAATTGCTTGCTCGCGGCGCGGAGATCTGGCAGGCCGCGAAATGCTGGGAATGCCATGGCCAGCGCGGCAAAGGCGATGGCGAGAAGGCACCGGGCCTCAAGGATGATCTCGGTTTTCCGATGGTGCCGGCCGACCTCACCAGCGGCCAGTTCAAGTCAGGCGCAACGGTCGAGGACATGTACCGGACGATCTCGACCGGCTTGAGCGGTACGCCGATGCCATCCTACCGGAACGCTTTCCCGGACGAGGACCGCTGGGCGCTTTCCTACTACATTCTTTCGCTTTCCGCCTACAAGGATCCGCTCACGCTCGAACCGTTGAATATCAACGAGGCCGACCGCAAGGCCCTCGATGACCTGACTTTGCAGGCCCCCACGCCGGACAAGGCCTATGAGCCCGGAAGCGGCGCGGAAGTCGGCGCCGCGGGCGCGCGCCAGATCGCCCAGGGAGACTGA
- a CDS encoding sulfite exporter TauE/SafE family protein — translation MSEMTPYLVLFIAGFAGSFHCIGMCGGFACALGRDPHGTAATLARHLLYNSGRLTSYCFLGVLAGALGQAICTSTGPSAPLLDAPFDLAQRLLAIVAGVIMVIIGLQFFGLIKRPHPFAADAGGAKFASALRWLLGAPGRAAPLAFGVFNGLLPCPLVYAFLAQAASTAGALSGLMTMLAFGLGTVPAMFMMGGVGNALGPLWRRRGVRLAGSFILLLGLVTLGRGLLPAGLLHGEHLT, via the coding sequence ATGTCCGAGATGACTCCCTATCTCGTCTTGTTCATCGCCGGCTTCGCCGGCAGCTTCCACTGCATCGGCATGTGCGGCGGCTTTGCCTGCGCACTCGGTCGTGATCCGCACGGAACTGCGGCCACCCTCGCACGGCACCTGCTCTACAATAGCGGCCGACTAACCAGCTATTGCTTCCTCGGCGTGCTCGCAGGCGCCCTTGGCCAGGCGATCTGCACCTCGACCGGTCCTTCCGCGCCGCTTTTGGACGCACCGTTCGATCTCGCCCAGCGCCTGCTTGCGATCGTCGCAGGGGTCATCATGGTCATCATCGGCTTACAATTCTTCGGCCTCATCAAGCGACCCCATCCCTTCGCGGCCGACGCTGGCGGAGCCAAGTTCGCGAGTGCCCTGCGCTGGCTTCTAGGTGCGCCGGGACGCGCCGCACCGCTCGCCTTCGGCGTGTTCAACGGGCTCCTGCCCTGCCCGCTCGTCTATGCGTTCCTGGCGCAGGCGGCGAGCACGGCGGGCGCGCTTTCCGGCCTCATGACGATGTTGGCTTTCGGGCTCGGGACGGTTCCGGCAATGTTCATGATGGGCGGCGTCGGCAACGCTCTCGGCCCGCTCTGGCGACGGCGTGGCGTGCGCCTGGCCGGTTCCTTCATTCTGCTCCTCGGGCTCGTCACCCTCGGCCGCGGGCTCCTGCCGGCCGGTCTCCTGCATGGGGAGCACCTGACATGA